A genomic region of Saimiri boliviensis isolate mSaiBol1 chromosome 20, mSaiBol1.pri, whole genome shotgun sequence contains the following coding sequences:
- the RNF44 gene encoding RING finger protein 44 isoform X1, whose protein sequence is MLARCLSFLVSCLLGFRVPAQPLHPPAPLMRPWALAVTRWPPSAPVGQRRFSAGPSSTPGQLWGSPGFEGPLASPPARDERLPSQQPPSQPPHLPVEERRASAPAGGSPRMLHPATQQSPFMVDLHEQVHQGPVPLSYTVTTVTTQGFPLPAGQHIPGCGAQQLPACSVMFSGQHYPLCCLPPPLIQACTMQQLPVPYQAYPHLISSDHYILHPPPPAPPPQPTHMAPLGQFVSLQTQHPRMPLQRLDNDVDLRGDQHSLGSFTYSTSAPGPGLSPSVPLHYLPHDPLHQELSFGVPYSHMMPRRLSTQRYRLQQPLPPPPPPPPYYPSFLPYFLSMLPMSPTAVGPTISLDLDVDDVEMENYEALLNLAERLGDAKPRGLTKADIEQLPSYRFNPDSHQSEQTLCVVCFSDFEVRQLLRVLPCNHEFHTKCVDKWLKANRTCPICRADASEVPREAE, encoded by the exons atgttggccaggtgcctcagcttccttgtcTCCTGCCTCCTAGGATTTCGAgtcccagcccagcccctccacCCCCCTGCCCCCCTGATGCGACCATGGGCTCTGGCAGTGACTAGGTGGCCACCCTCTGCCCCCGTGGGTCAGCGGCGATTCTCTGCAGGACCCAGCAGCACCCCAGGCCAGCTCTGGGGAAG CCCCGGCTTCGAGGGCCCCCTGGCCAGCCCGCCTGCCCGGGATGAGCGCTTACCCTCCCAGCAGCCGCCGTCCCAACCTCCACACCTCCCTGTAGAGGAGCGCCGAGCCTCGGCTCCTGCCGGCGGGAGCCCCCGAATGCTGCACCCAGCCACCCAGCAGAGCCCGTTCATGGTTGATCTCCACGAGCAG GTGCACCAGGGACCCGTCCCTCTGTCTTACACAGTCACCACAGTGACAACCCAAGGCTTCCCCTTGCCTGCAGGCCAACACATCCCTGGCTGCGGTGCCCAGCAGCTCCCAGCATGCTCTGTGATGTTCAGCGGGCAGCACTACCCCCTCTGCTGCCTCCCGCCCCCG CTTATCCAGGCGTGCACCATGCAGCAGCTGCCTGTGCCCTATCAGGCCTACCCCCACCTCATCTCCAGTGACCACTACATCCTGCACCCCCCACCACCGGCCCCACCCCCCCAGCCCACCCACATGGCGCCCCTGGGGCAGTTTGTGTCTCTGCAGACCCAGCATCCGAGGATG CCCCTGCAGCGGCTGGACAACGACGTGGACCTGCGTGGGGACCAGCACTCCCTGGGGAGCTTCACCTACTCCACCTCTGCGCCTGGCCCAGGCCTGTCCCCGTCAGTGCCCCTGCACTACCTGCCCCACGATCCACTGCACCAGGAGCTATCTTTTGGTGTG CCGTATTCTCACATGATGCCGCGGAGACTGAGCACCCAGAGATACCGCCTGCAGCAGCCactgcccccaccaccacccccaccaccctaCTACCCCAGCTTCCTGCCCTACTTCCT CTCGATGCTGCCAATGTCACCAACAGCAGTAGGGCCCACCATCAGCCTGGATCTGGACGTGGATGATGTGGAGATGGAGAACTATGAG GCCCTCCTGAACCTGGCCGAGCGGCTGGGAGATGCCAAGCCCCGGGGCCTCACCAAAGCAGACATAGAGCAGCTCCCATCGTACCGCTTTAACCCGGACAGCCATCAGTCAGAGCAGACGCT GTGTGTGGTCTGCTTCAGTGACTTCGAGGTGCGGCAGCTTCTCCGAGTCCTCCCCTGCAACCATGAGTTCCACACCAAGTGTGTTGACAAGTGGCTGAAG GCCAACCGGACGTGTCCCATCTGCCGGGCCGACGCCTCCGAGGTGCCcagagaggctgagtga
- the RNF44 gene encoding RING finger protein 44 isoform X2, with translation MRPWALAVTRWPPSAPVGQRRFSAGPSSTPGQLWGSPGFEGPLASPPARDERLPSQQPPSQPPHLPVEERRASAPAGGSPRMLHPATQQSPFMVDLHEQVHQGPVPLSYTVTTVTTQGFPLPAGQHIPGCGAQQLPACSVMFSGQHYPLCCLPPPLIQACTMQQLPVPYQAYPHLISSDHYILHPPPPAPPPQPTHMAPLGQFVSLQTQHPRMPLQRLDNDVDLRGDQHSLGSFTYSTSAPGPGLSPSVPLHYLPHDPLHQELSFGVPYSHMMPRRLSTQRYRLQQPLPPPPPPPPYYPSFLPYFLSMLPMSPTAVGPTISLDLDVDDVEMENYEALLNLAERLGDAKPRGLTKADIEQLPSYRFNPDSHQSEQTLCVVCFSDFEVRQLLRVLPCNHEFHTKCVDKWLKANRTCPICRADASEVPREAE, from the exons ATGCGACCATGGGCTCTGGCAGTGACTAGGTGGCCACCCTCTGCCCCCGTGGGTCAGCGGCGATTCTCTGCAGGACCCAGCAGCACCCCAGGCCAGCTCTGGGGAAG CCCCGGCTTCGAGGGCCCCCTGGCCAGCCCGCCTGCCCGGGATGAGCGCTTACCCTCCCAGCAGCCGCCGTCCCAACCTCCACACCTCCCTGTAGAGGAGCGCCGAGCCTCGGCTCCTGCCGGCGGGAGCCCCCGAATGCTGCACCCAGCCACCCAGCAGAGCCCGTTCATGGTTGATCTCCACGAGCAG GTGCACCAGGGACCCGTCCCTCTGTCTTACACAGTCACCACAGTGACAACCCAAGGCTTCCCCTTGCCTGCAGGCCAACACATCCCTGGCTGCGGTGCCCAGCAGCTCCCAGCATGCTCTGTGATGTTCAGCGGGCAGCACTACCCCCTCTGCTGCCTCCCGCCCCCG CTTATCCAGGCGTGCACCATGCAGCAGCTGCCTGTGCCCTATCAGGCCTACCCCCACCTCATCTCCAGTGACCACTACATCCTGCACCCCCCACCACCGGCCCCACCCCCCCAGCCCACCCACATGGCGCCCCTGGGGCAGTTTGTGTCTCTGCAGACCCAGCATCCGAGGATG CCCCTGCAGCGGCTGGACAACGACGTGGACCTGCGTGGGGACCAGCACTCCCTGGGGAGCTTCACCTACTCCACCTCTGCGCCTGGCCCAGGCCTGTCCCCGTCAGTGCCCCTGCACTACCTGCCCCACGATCCACTGCACCAGGAGCTATCTTTTGGTGTG CCGTATTCTCACATGATGCCGCGGAGACTGAGCACCCAGAGATACCGCCTGCAGCAGCCactgcccccaccaccacccccaccaccctaCTACCCCAGCTTCCTGCCCTACTTCCT CTCGATGCTGCCAATGTCACCAACAGCAGTAGGGCCCACCATCAGCCTGGATCTGGACGTGGATGATGTGGAGATGGAGAACTATGAG GCCCTCCTGAACCTGGCCGAGCGGCTGGGAGATGCCAAGCCCCGGGGCCTCACCAAAGCAGACATAGAGCAGCTCCCATCGTACCGCTTTAACCCGGACAGCCATCAGTCAGAGCAGACGCT GTGTGTGGTCTGCTTCAGTGACTTCGAGGTGCGGCAGCTTCTCCGAGTCCTCCCCTGCAACCATGAGTTCCACACCAAGTGTGTTGACAAGTGGCTGAAG GCCAACCGGACGTGTCCCATCTGCCGGGCCGACGCCTCCGAGGTGCCcagagaggctgagtga
- the RNF44 gene encoding RING finger protein 44 isoform X3, giving the protein MLHPATQQSPFMVDLHEQVHQGPVPLSYTVTTVTTQGFPLPAGQHIPGCGAQQLPACSVMFSGQHYPLCCLPPPLIQACTMQQLPVPYQAYPHLISSDHYILHPPPPAPPPQPTHMAPLGQFVSLQTQHPRMPLQRLDNDVDLRGDQHSLGSFTYSTSAPGPGLSPSVPLHYLPHDPLHQELSFGVPYSHMMPRRLSTQRYRLQQPLPPPPPPPPYYPSFLPYFLSMLPMSPTAVGPTISLDLDVDDVEMENYEALLNLAERLGDAKPRGLTKADIEQLPSYRFNPDSHQSEQTLCVVCFSDFEVRQLLRVLPCNHEFHTKCVDKWLKANRTCPICRADASEVPREAE; this is encoded by the exons ATGCTGCACCCAGCCACCCAGCAGAGCCCGTTCATGGTTGATCTCCACGAGCAG GTGCACCAGGGACCCGTCCCTCTGTCTTACACAGTCACCACAGTGACAACCCAAGGCTTCCCCTTGCCTGCAGGCCAACACATCCCTGGCTGCGGTGCCCAGCAGCTCCCAGCATGCTCTGTGATGTTCAGCGGGCAGCACTACCCCCTCTGCTGCCTCCCGCCCCCG CTTATCCAGGCGTGCACCATGCAGCAGCTGCCTGTGCCCTATCAGGCCTACCCCCACCTCATCTCCAGTGACCACTACATCCTGCACCCCCCACCACCGGCCCCACCCCCCCAGCCCACCCACATGGCGCCCCTGGGGCAGTTTGTGTCTCTGCAGACCCAGCATCCGAGGATG CCCCTGCAGCGGCTGGACAACGACGTGGACCTGCGTGGGGACCAGCACTCCCTGGGGAGCTTCACCTACTCCACCTCTGCGCCTGGCCCAGGCCTGTCCCCGTCAGTGCCCCTGCACTACCTGCCCCACGATCCACTGCACCAGGAGCTATCTTTTGGTGTG CCGTATTCTCACATGATGCCGCGGAGACTGAGCACCCAGAGATACCGCCTGCAGCAGCCactgcccccaccaccacccccaccaccctaCTACCCCAGCTTCCTGCCCTACTTCCT CTCGATGCTGCCAATGTCACCAACAGCAGTAGGGCCCACCATCAGCCTGGATCTGGACGTGGATGATGTGGAGATGGAGAACTATGAG GCCCTCCTGAACCTGGCCGAGCGGCTGGGAGATGCCAAGCCCCGGGGCCTCACCAAAGCAGACATAGAGCAGCTCCCATCGTACCGCTTTAACCCGGACAGCCATCAGTCAGAGCAGACGCT GTGTGTGGTCTGCTTCAGTGACTTCGAGGTGCGGCAGCTTCTCCGAGTCCTCCCCTGCAACCATGAGTTCCACACCAAGTGTGTTGACAAGTGGCTGAAG GCCAACCGGACGTGTCCCATCTGCCGGGCCGACGCCTCCGAGGTGCCcagagaggctgagtga